The Chitiniphilus purpureus sequence TCCAATGCCCTGAAGAACGGCGGTGAAGTCACACTGGTCGGCTTCGGCACCTTCTACGTCGCCGAACGTGAAGCGCGCAATGGCCGTAATCCGCGCACCGGCGAAACCATCAAGATCGATGCTGCGAAGCAACCCAAATTTAGGGCTGGCAAATCCCTGAAGGATGCAGTACAATAATTGTCTTTCGTCGCCGAGCCAATATACGGCGATGAAGACGGGAAGGGTGGTTAGCTCAGTTGGTTAGAGCGCCTGCTTCACACGCAGGAGGTCGGTGGTTCGAATCCACTACTACCCACCACAGCGCTCCAGGCAAAATCAGTATGCGACTGTAGTTGCAAATTGCTGAAAGAATGTTAAGATCGCTGTCCTCGCTGGAGCGGTAGTTCAGTTGGTTAGAATACCGGCCTGTCACGCCGGGGGTCGCGGGTTCGAGTCCCGTCCGCTCCGCCAGCTTACGAAAAAAGCCAAGCTTATGCTTGGCTTTTTTCATTTCCCGATGCGGTCCGACCTTCCGCGATCCGGCACGCTGCGTTCACACCGACTGGGCAACACAGGCTGGGCCGGTTCTGGCATCATGGTTCCCGCAAAAAAACCTGGATGTGGAGCGCCTGTTTTCATGTTTGACATTGTCCAAAAGAATAGAACGCTGGTTCAGATCGTCTTGGGGCTGGTTGCCCTGGGGCTGGTGGTCGGAGCAGGGGTGACCGGATACAGCGCGTTGGAGGGGGACGGCAACTATCTGGCCAAGGTCGATGGCAAGCCGATCACCGAATATGACGTCCAGCAAGCTGTCGCTGGGCAGCCGATCTCGAACGAAATGCGTCCGATGGTGGTGGAGCAGTTGGTCCAGCAGCGCCTGGTGCTGGCCGCAGCCAAGCGCCTGAACCTGACTGCGAGCGACGAGCAGTTGCGCCAAGCCATCGCCCAGATGGAAGATTTCCATGAGAACGGCAAGTTCAGCCCACAACGTTACCAGACCTTGCTGGGCGCGCAGCAGATGTCGCCCGCGCAGTTCGAGCAACGTGTCCGCGACAGTCTGACTGCACGGGCGTTGTTCGGCACTTATGGGGCGACGGCCATCGCGTCCAAGACCGCTTCAGCGCGGCTTGCTAAGCTGATCGGCGAGCGCCGTGAGATCCAGACGGTATCGCTGCGTCCTGAAGATTACGTTGCACGCGTCTCGGTCACACCGGATGAAGTGAAGAAGTACTACGAAAGCAACCAGAGCGATTTCCGTGTACCGGAAATGGTCCGCCTGGAGTACGTGTTGCTTTCCAAGGCGCAATTGGCCGCGAAGCAGCAGGTGAGTGATGCCGAGGTGCAGAAGTACATCGATGAGCACAAGGCGCAATTGCTTGGCGAGCAACGTCGTGTGTCGCATATCCTGATCGAGGCCGACAAGGATGCCAAGCCGCCGGTGCGCCAGCAGGCGCGTGCCGAGGCTGAAGCATTGCGCAAAGTGTTGTTGGCCGAGCCGCACCGTTTTGCCGAACTGGCCAAGCAGCATTCCAAAGATCCGGTCTCGGCAGCCGAGGGGGGCGAATTGGGCTGGTTCGGCGCCGATGCCGATTTTGTTGCGCCGTTTAAGGAAGCCATGCTCAAGCTGCCCAAGGGCCAATTGAGCGAGGTGGTTGAAACGCAGTATGGCTACCACCTGATCCGGGTCGACGACATCCGCGGCAAGAGCGTGGATGAAGTGAAGCCCCAGGTGCTTGCCAAGTTGCAACAGGAAAAGGTCGACGCCCAGTTCACGGGGCAGGTGCAGCAGTTCTCGGAAACCGTCTACCAGAAGGCCGACAGCCTGAAGCCGGCGGCCGAGCAATTCCAGGTCCCGGTTTTGCAAAGCGGCTGGGTGACCCGGCAAGGAGCGCAGGACCCGCAGCTGAAGAGCCCCAAGTTGGTCGAGGCGGTGTTCAATGACGACGTGCTCAAGGCCAAGCACAACTCCGAGGCGGTCGAGGTGGCGCCGGGTGAATGGATCTCGGCACGGGTGCTGGAATACAAGCCGGCGCAGCTGACCCCGCTGGAGACGGTACGGGCACAGGTCGAACAGCGTGTAAAACTCAAAAAGGCGGAGAAGCTGGTGCTTGAAGAAGGCGCCAAGCAGCTGGCCGCATTGCAGGCAGGCCAGACCCTACCGCTCATCTGGGAGGCGCCCCGAGAGGTCGGGCGCGTAGGTGAGCCAGGTCTCGATGCACAAACCGTGGCGGCGTTGTTCCTGCCCAAGCCGGACAAACTACCCGCCTATGCCGGCAAACCGGCGGCAGGCGGCAGTTATGTCCTTTACAAGGTCGTTTCGGTGGTACCTGCTCCGGAGTTGACGCCGCAGATGGCCGAGCAGATGCGGGTGCAGACCGAGCGGATGTACAGCCAGGTCGAAGTGATGCGCTATCTGGAGGACCTGAAGGGGCAGATCGAAGTGCAATACGGTGCGAAGGTGCCGCAGCAACCGTAATCTTTGAACTGACTGCGGGAAAAAACGGTGGATTATTCCACCGTTTTTTTTCGGCGACGAGCGGGATTGTATTTCTTCGGCAGGAGGCCGATATTTCGTTTGTAAGCTTGTTTCCCGTCACAGCGGCGTCACCCACAGGAGAGCAAGGTATGCTGAAGCGCTACGATATGTCGTCTGGATATCTGGCGGAAATGGGCGATTTCCTGCTCGCGCCGCAGCCTGATGCCATGGCACAGGAACAGTTGCGGAGGCCTCAGCCGCAATTGCAGTTGCTGACAGTGGCTGAAGCCGAAGAAGCACAGCGTCGCGCGCTATCCCATTGGTCTCGTTGAATTGTGTCTTTGTTGTTCGACTAGATGTAAGGCTCTCTAGGGGTGAAGGCAGGTATCTATTGTTGTGTGGCGCACTGCTTGCGGGTGTGCATCCATCACGGTTTTGATTTGCGGTACGGATGCCCTTGGCGCAATGCTTCTGAGGATGGCTGCAGTCAGTTTTTTCAAAGGCGCTTCAACGATGAGGCGCTTTTTCGTTTGGCACGAGTGATACGCTTTTCGTGAGCCACCTAATGGTGATCCGCTTACTCACTGGCGCCAAGCCGGACTTTGCCATGAAAGTAAGCCGATCGATCTCCGATGCCGGCCGCGATTGATCCATGCTTGTATGGGCTTTGCAGGGGCGTGCCTGGCAAGCTCTTCATACCGGCCTGTGCTAAAGTGCTGGCCTGCCTGTGGTTTAGCCGTTTCTTATTCACATCAGATGACCCCTTTCGTGCGCGCCTCATGGTTCGGCTTATTGCTTGTGTTTGCGCTGCCGGCGTGGGCGGAGTCCGTGTCGTTGGCCGGGCCCGGCCGGGTCAGGTTGCGTGCCGAATATCTTCCACCCAAGGAAGGCAGTTTTGGCGCGCCTGCCGTGGTCCTGCTGCATGGTTGTGAAGGCATGTGGCAGCGCGGGCGCTTGGGCGAGCGCTATGCGCATATGGCCGGTCTGTTCCAGGAACTGGGCTATGCGGTGCTGATTCCCGACAGCTTTGGTCCACGCGGGGTGCGTGAACAATGCAGGGTGCCGCCGGCAAGGCAAAGAGTCAGTGCCTCAAGACGGGCGGACGATGCGCAATGGGCGGTGGCGTGGCTGCGTCAGCAGCCCGCGGTCGATGCAGGCCGGATCGGCACGATAGGCTGGTCGCATGGCGGCACGGCAGCGCTCAAGCTCGCTGGGCGGCAGACCGAGGGATTGCAGGTGGCTGCCGCATTCTATCCAAACTGCACGCCGTTGCTCAGGCAGCTGCGGCGCTTCCAGGCACGGGTGCCGTCGCTGATATTGATGGGCGAGTCCGACGACTGGAGCCTGATTGCGCCTTGCCGCAAGCTGGCGGAGCGTGACGAGCGCAATCAACTGCACCTGGTCGGTTATCCGCTCACCTACCAGGATTTCGACGTGCCCGGCAGTGAGCTGCGGGTGCGCCGCGATGTGCCGGATGGCCAGTATCCAGGGCAGGGGGTGACGCTGGGCGCCAACCCCGAGGCGGCGGCTGATGCGTATCGGCGGCTGTTCAAATGGTTTGCGCGGACATTGGACAGGGAAGACTGATCGCCTGGCGTCCGGGGAGGTCAGCTGTTAGTGTTTGGATTGTGCGCCGCACAATCCACCCGACAGATGGAGCCTGCCATGTCCTACGCTTTCGATGATCTGCACGTCGGCCTGAGCGCCGAATACCGCAAGACCGTCACGGAAACCGATGTCGTGCTGTTCGCCGGGCTCACCGGGGACAACAATCCAATGCATATCGACGAGGAGTTCGCGCGCGAAACGCGCTTTCAGGGCCGGATCATCCACGGCATGCTGACGGCATCGTTTCTCTCCTCGGTGATCGGGATGAAACTCCCCGGTCCTGGTTGCATCTATATGAGCCAGCAATTGCGCTTTCTGAAGCCGGTGAAGATCGGCGACACCGTGACCGCCCGCGCCGAAGTGGCCGAATTGTTGCCTGAGAAACAGCGGGTCAGGCTGGTGACGATCTGTTCGGTGCGTGGAGAACCTGTGCTCGATGGTGAGGCGATGGTATGGGTGCCGCGGCGTTGAGGCGTCGATGTCCTGCGGGCCACGCTTTGATGATGCCTTGTCCCCCCTGATTTGCCCGGGCTGTACAAGCGGTCGTCGGTAGATGGGCGCAACGGCGTTTGCTCTACAATGCTGGCTTTGCCATTCGTGAGGGAAACCTGATGCAAACCCTGTCTGCATTCGATTCGCGTCTGGCCGATGTGGCGGGTGTCAGCATCCGCAGCGCCGGCGAACTCTACGGCTCCGACGGCGAGGGGCTGCCGCTGGTGGTGATCGAGAATGCGCTCGGCAGCGCTGTCCTGGCCCTGCAGGGCGCGCATCTCGTGTCCTTCCGCCCTGCCGGTGCCGAAGACCTGCTCTGGCTTTCTCCGAAGGCCGTGTTCACACCGGGCAAGGCGATCCGGGGGGGGATACCGCTGTGCCTGCCGTGGTTCGGCGGGCACCCCGAAGGCAAGCCGGCCCATGGGTTTGCACGTGCGCAACCGTGGACGCTTGACGCGGTACGCACATTGCCCGACGGCAAGACCGAACTGGACTTGAGCCTGACGCCGAATGCCGCGGTCAGCGCGCTATGGCCGCATGATTTCCTGTTCGAGCTGCGGGTCACGGTCGGACGTGAACTGACGCTTGCACTGACCGCGCACCATCGTGGCGATACGCCGGTGCCGTTCTCCAGTGCGTTCCACACCTATTTCTCGGTACCGGATGTGGTGCTTGCCACCATCGACGGCCTGCAAGGCACCACGTATATCGATACCGTGGGAGGTGCCCATACCCGGCACACCCAGCTTGGCGCATTGCAGGTGGCCGGGCCCACTGACCGCGTCTACCTCGACGTACCTGCGGTGCAATCCATCGCCACCGCGCGCGGCGCCATCCGTATCGACAGCGATACGCGCAGTGCCGTGGTCTGGAACCCGTGGGAATACGCCAACAATGTGCCCGACGTCGGCTCCGACGGCTATCGCCGCTTTGTCTGCGTCGAGCGTGGCGACGTGTTCGACAATGCCTTGCAGCTCGCCCCCGGCGAGCGTTATCACAGGTCGATGACCTTGTCGCTGGCCTGATAACCGGTTCCGGCAATGCAGCGCGCCCGGCCATGCCGGGCGTGCGCGTTTGGGGCAGGTACAATGGGGACGCTTTGCGTCCTCTCCTTCCATCCCACGTACAGGCTTTGCCATCGATGTCCGACACATACCGCGATCTGCGCGATTTCTGCGCGCAGTTGGAGCAGCAAGGGGAATTGAAGCGGGTACATCTGCCGGTGTCGCCCAAGCTGGAGATGACCGAGATCTGCGACCGTACCTTGCGCATACAGGGCCCGGCACTGTGGTTCGACAATGTACCGGGCTACACGCTGCCGGTCCTGGGCAACCTGTTCGGCACGCCACGGCGCGTGGCGCTGGGCATGGGCGCTCAGGATACCGGCGCGTTGCGCGAGATCGGCAGGACGCTTGCCTATCTGAAGGAGCCCGAACCGCCCAAGGGCTGGAAGGATGCGTGGGACAAGCTGCCGCTTCTGAAGCAGGTGCTCAGCATGGCGCCGCGGGAGGTGAAGCGCGGGGCCGTGCAGCAGAACGTGATCGAAGGCCCGGATGTCGATCTGGCCTGGCTGCCGGTCCAGCACTGCTGGCCCGGCGACGTGGCCCCGCTGATCACCTGGGGCCTCGTCGTCACGCGCGGGCCGGCCCGGCGCCGTCAGAACCTGGGCATCTACCGCCAGCAGGTGATCGGCAGGAATCGTGTGATCATGCGCTGGCTGGCGCATCGGGGCGGCGCGCTCGATTTCCGCGAGCATGCGCAGCAGCATCCAGGCACGCCGTTTCCGCTTGCGGTGGTGCTCGGGTGCGACCCGGCCACCATCCTGGGCGCGGTCACGCCGGTGCCCGATACGCTTTCGGAATACCAGTTTGCCGGCCTGTTGCGCGGCGGCAAGACCGAATTGACGCAGTGTCTGGGCTCCAGTCTGCAGGTGCCTGCCACCGCCGAGATCGTGCTGGAGGGCGTGATTCCGCCATGCGAGCCGGGTTACAGCGGGGTGTCCGAGCATGGCGTGCCGCTCAAGGAACTCAACGGCTACCTGCATGCGCTGGAAGGTCCGTATGGCGACCATACCGGTTACTACAACGAGCAGGACTGGTTTCCGGTGTTCGAGATCCAGCGCATCACCCATCGCGACGCGCCGGTCTACCACAGTACCTATACCGGCAAGCCGCCGGACGAGCCGGCCATGCTGGGAGTGGCGTTGAACGAGGTGTTCGTGCCCATCCTGCAAAAGCAGTTTCCCGAGATCGTCGATTTCTACCTGCCTGCCGAAGGGTGCAGCTACCGGATGGCCGTCGTCTCGATCAGGAAGCAGTATCCGGGCCACGCCAAGCGGGTGTTGTTCGGAGTGTGGTCGTTCCTGCGGCAGTTCATGTACACCAAGTTCATCGTCATCGTCGATGACGACGTGGACACCCGCAGCTGGCAGGAGGTGATCTGGGCCATCACCACCCGCATGGACCCGGTGCGCGATACGCTGCTGGTCGAGAACACCCCGATCGACTACCTTGATTTCGCCAGCCCGATTTCCGGCCTGGGCGGCAAGATGGGGCTGGATGCGACCAACAAGTGGCCAGGTGAGACCAGTCGCGAATGGGGCAGGGTGATCACGCATGACAGCGCGACGGCTGCCCGGGTCGATGCCATCTGGCAGGCGCTGGGCCTGTAGCGCCGCGTGCGATGTCGTTGCCTTGTGCCCGCGCAGCCGTTGCAGGGTGGGCAAGGTTGAGATATCGGGCGCTGCGCTCTCGGGCTATGCTGTAGCGGCTGCTCGTCGCGTTGCTCAAGGACCAGACTATGTTGCATCCGAATTCCCGCGAGTTTCAGTTCACGGAGCAGGATTTCGAGAAAATTCGCAAGTTGATCTACAACTACGCGGGTATTGCGCTGTCGCCCACCAAGCACGACATGGTCTATGGCCGGCTCGCAAAGCGCCTGCGTGCGCTCAATCTCAAGACCTTCAACGACTACTTGCAGGTGCTTGAGCGGGGGGATCAGAAGGAGTTCGAGCTTTTTACCAACTCGCTGACCACCAACCTCACCTCGTTCTTCCGCGAGCTGCACCATTTCCCCATCCTGATGGAGTTGCTCAAGGCCAACCGGCGGTTCGGCTCGCTCAGCCTATGGTGTTCGGCGTCGAGCACCGGCGAAGAGCCCTATAGCATGGCGATCACGGCGTGCGAGGCGTTCGACAGCCTACGTCCGCCGGTCAAGATCATTGCCACCGATCTGGACACCAATGTGCTCGAAGTGGCGCGCACCGGCATCTATCCGGCCGAGGAAGTGCAGAAGCTCGACCCCACGCGGGTCCGCCGCTTCTTTGATCGGCTGCCGGATGGGCGTTTCCTGGTCAAGCAGGAGGTGCGCGAGATGATCGTGTATCGGCGGCTCAATCTAGTGGAGGCCAGCTGGATGGTGCGTGGGCCGTTCGATGCGATCTTCTGCCGCAATGTGATGATCTACTTCGACAAGGACACGCAGCTCAAGATCCTGCGGCGTTTTGGCCCCTTGCTGCGGCCCGAGGGATTGCTATTCGTGGGGCACTCTGAAAACCTCTATCATGCAGCAGAACTGTTCAAGCTACGCGGCAAGACGGTGTATGAGTTGAGCAAGCCGGGTGCACCGGCCCGCTGAGCCCGCGATGCCGGCCGTGGTCTGCGGCCGGCATGATTTCCCCTTGCGCAAGTGCGGTGTGCGCTCGGGGCTGCCCGCTACAGGTAGAGCATCGCCCGGCCGGTTTCCTGCGCCTTGGCGTCGCCGGCCAGCTGACGGGCCAGTTCCAGCGCGAACAGGCCCGCAACGCCGGGACCGCGTCCGGTGGTGATCAGCCCGTCGACGACGACGTTGTAGCCGCACAGCGTTGCACCGCCTTCGGCAAGCCTGTCCTCGTAGCCCGGAAAGCACGTGGCACGGCGTCCTTGCAACACGCCGGCCTTGGCCAGCACCGACGGTGCGGCGCAGATGGCGGCCACACGCTTGCCGGCATGCTGGTGCGCCTGCACCCGCGCACAGACGCCCTCGTGTGCCAGCAATGCCTGCGTGCCCGGCCCGCCGGGCAGCACGATGACGTCGGCCAGCTGGTCATGCACTGCGGCAAAGGCAAGATCGGCCTGTACCACCACATCGTGCGCGCCCGATACGGCCAACCGGTCGTCCAGGGCGATCAGCCGGGTATCGACCCCGGCGCGCCGGAGTACGTCGACAATGGTGAGCGCTTCCACTTCCTCGAAACCGGGTGCGAGATAGACATGGGCCAGGGCCATGGGCAGACTCCTTTGGATCGTTGCAGATAATCGATAAGGCGGTGGCGGCACCACGCTGGATGCTCGGGCACCTGCCGCGCTACGTGTCGGTTGCGTCCAGCGGAACCGGGTGGCGATCGCCATCGGCTTGTCGCAACTGCAGGAAGATAAATGCCGCCAGCATCGAAAGCAGGCCGACGCAGGCATAGGTGGATTGGAACGCAGTGACCACATGCTGCGGATTCGGCGCGATACCCTGTCTGGAAAAGCCGGCCAGCAGTGCCGCGGCGGCGGCCACACCCAGACTCATCGACAGCTGCATGACGACCGAGAGCAGACTGTTGCCGCTGCTGGCGGTGTCAGGGCCCAGGTCGCCCAGCGCCAGCGTATTCATCGCGCTGAACTGCACCGAGTTCACCACGCCGAAGACCGCAAGCTGCAACAGCAACAGCCCGTCCGGCGTGTATGGGCCGCTCAGCGCGAAGCTGGCGATGGACAGGCCCAGCAGCAGGGTATTGCCAACCAGCACGTGGCGATAACCCCAGCGCGGGATCACCACGCCGACGAGCACCTTGGCCAGCATGGCGCCCAGCACGGTCGGCACCATGAACAGCCCGGCGCGGCTGGGCGAGAACCCCAATCCCACCTGCAGGAACAGCGGTGTCATGAACGGCATCGCACCGCTGCCCAGCCGCGCGAACAGATTGCCCAGCGCCCCGATCGCATAGGTCTGGATCCTGAACAGGTCGCGATGGAACAGCGGCGCCGGGCTGCGCGCGGCATGCAGCCAATAGCCTGCCATCGCCGCCAGCCCGGCGAACAGCAGCACCAGCGAGCTTGCCAGCGGCAGTGCGTGTTCGCCGAGCCCCTGCAGTGCCAATGAAACCAGCACCATGCCGGCGCCGAACAGGATGAAGCCCGGCCAATCGAAGCGGGCGCGCTCGCCGACGAGCGCCGGCATGAATCGCCAGGTGGCGAAGCCGCCGATGATGCCGACCGGCAGATTGACCAGAAACACCCAGTGCCAGCTCGCCACTTCGACAAGCCAGCCGCCCAATGCGGGGCCGATCAGTGGGCCGATCAGGCCGGGCACGGTGACAAACGACAGCACCTGCAGCAGTTGGTGCTTGGGAAAGGCGCGCAGGATGGCCAACCGGCCCACCGGCAGCAGCAGGGCGCCGCCGACGCCCTGGACCACGCGCGCGGCGACCAGCTGCTGCAGGGTGGCGGACAGCGCGCACAACAGCGAGCCAAGACTGAACAGCACGATGGCCGCCATGAAGACGCAGCGCGTGCCAAAGCGATCGGCCAGCCAGCCTGATGCCGGGATCAGCAGGGCCACGGTCAGCATATAGGCCACGACCACCGACTGCATGCGCAACGGCGGTTCGTGCAGGCTGTACGCCATGGCCGGCAGGGCGGTGTTGAGGATGGTGGTGTCCAGGGTCTGCATGAAGAACCCTACGGCAACCAGCCAGGGCAGCAGGCGTTGGGTAAGCGGGTCTGGCACGATGGTTGGGTCCGGCAAGCGATTGCTGAGCCATTGTAGTGCCGCAGCGTTGCCAGGGATTCCTTTACAATTCGCCTTTTGCAGGGCGCATGCTGCGCCCTGTTCGTTTTTGGAGGACCGAGGATGGCCACGATCAATCTTGCGCTGCTGGGCGGCGAAACCGCGCTGGGACAGGCATTGCTGGAAGTCATTGCCGACAGCCCGCTGCGCCTGCCGATGCTCTATCCGCTGACCTTGGCCGAGGAAGCAGGCATGGTGACCTTTCGCGGCGAAGACTATCCGGAGCTGGAGGCGGCTGATTTCGACTGGCAGGCGGCACCTGTGCTGGTCAATTGCGTGCCGCAGGCCGGAGAGGTGCTGCAGGCCGCCGCGTCCGCCGGGACATTGGTGATCGATCTGGCAGGCGAGCGGCCGGCGGGCGGCAAGCTCGCGCGCGGTCAGATCCTGGCGCTGCCGACGCCGTTTGCGCAGCAACTGGCCACCGTGATCGCGCCGTTGGCCGAGCTGGGGCCGCTGCGCGGCGTGAGTGCCACCGGCATGCTCTCGGTCTCGACCGAAGGGCCGGCCGGGGTCGACGAACTCTCGCAGCAGACCCGGGCGCTGTTTGCCCAGACCGAGCAGGCCAGCGAGGTCTATCCCAAGCGTATCGCCTACAACCTGCTGGGCGGCATGGGCGAACCGGATGCGGACGGGATCACCGCTGAAGAGGCCGCCGCACTCGCCTTGCTGAAAAAGCTGCTGCCGGCCGATTGCCTGCTCGACGTCACCTGCGTACGCACCCCGCATTTCTTTGGCCATGGCGCCAGCATCGCATTGCACTTTGCCGCGCCGGTGGCGCGCGAAGCGGTGCTGGGCGCGCTCAAGGCGGCCGAGCGGGTCTTCCTGCTGCAAGTGCCCGGCGTGGCCGGCGTGGCGGCGAGTCAGGACGCGGTCGGTGGCGACAAGGTCTGGGTGAGCCGTGTACGTTTTTCCGAGGATGGCCGCGGGGTCACGCTCTGGAGCGTGGCCGACAACACCCGCCTGCCGGCGTTGGCCGTGTTGCAGTTGCTGACTCTGGTGGCTGCGCGCACGGCCGGGACCTGAGCGTGATCAGGTGGCAGCAGGCCGCACTGCGCCGCGGCGCGTTTTGAAGTTCAACCCGTGAGATCGATCCA is a genomic window containing:
- a CDS encoding HU family DNA-binding protein → MNKSELIDAIAESAGLSKAAAGKALDATIDAVSNALKNGGEVTLVGFGTFYVAEREARNGRNPRTGETIKIDAAKQPKFRAGKSLKDAVQ
- a CDS encoding SurA N-terminal domain-containing protein, whose protein sequence is MFDIVQKNRTLVQIVLGLVALGLVVGAGVTGYSALEGDGNYLAKVDGKPITEYDVQQAVAGQPISNEMRPMVVEQLVQQRLVLAAAKRLNLTASDEQLRQAIAQMEDFHENGKFSPQRYQTLLGAQQMSPAQFEQRVRDSLTARALFGTYGATAIASKTASARLAKLIGERREIQTVSLRPEDYVARVSVTPDEVKKYYESNQSDFRVPEMVRLEYVLLSKAQLAAKQQVSDAEVQKYIDEHKAQLLGEQRRVSHILIEADKDAKPPVRQQARAEAEALRKVLLAEPHRFAELAKQHSKDPVSAAEGGELGWFGADADFVAPFKEAMLKLPKGQLSEVVETQYGYHLIRVDDIRGKSVDEVKPQVLAKLQQEKVDAQFTGQVQQFSETVYQKADSLKPAAEQFQVPVLQSGWVTRQGAQDPQLKSPKLVEAVFNDDVLKAKHNSEAVEVAPGEWISARVLEYKPAQLTPLETVRAQVEQRVKLKKAEKLVLEEGAKQLAALQAGQTLPLIWEAPREVGRVGEPGLDAQTVAALFLPKPDKLPAYAGKPAAGGSYVLYKVVSVVPAPELTPQMAEQMRVQTERMYSQVEVMRYLEDLKGQIEVQYGAKVPQQP
- a CDS encoding dienelactone hydrolase family protein; this encodes MTPFVRASWFGLLLVFALPAWAESVSLAGPGRVRLRAEYLPPKEGSFGAPAVVLLHGCEGMWQRGRLGERYAHMAGLFQELGYAVLIPDSFGPRGVREQCRVPPARQRVSASRRADDAQWAVAWLRQQPAVDAGRIGTIGWSHGGTAALKLAGRQTEGLQVAAAFYPNCTPLLRQLRRFQARVPSLILMGESDDWSLIAPCRKLAERDERNQLHLVGYPLTYQDFDVPGSELRVRRDVPDGQYPGQGVTLGANPEAAADAYRRLFKWFARTLDRED
- a CDS encoding MaoC family dehydratase, whose translation is MSYAFDDLHVGLSAEYRKTVTETDVVLFAGLTGDNNPMHIDEEFARETRFQGRIIHGMLTASFLSSVIGMKLPGPGCIYMSQQLRFLKPVKIGDTVTARAEVAELLPEKQRVRLVTICSVRGEPVLDGEAMVWVPRR
- a CDS encoding D-hexose-6-phosphate mutarotase; the encoded protein is MQTLSAFDSRLADVAGVSIRSAGELYGSDGEGLPLVVIENALGSAVLALQGAHLVSFRPAGAEDLLWLSPKAVFTPGKAIRGGIPLCLPWFGGHPEGKPAHGFARAQPWTLDAVRTLPDGKTELDLSLTPNAAVSALWPHDFLFELRVTVGRELTLALTAHHRGDTPVPFSSAFHTYFSVPDVVLATIDGLQGTTYIDTVGGAHTRHTQLGALQVAGPTDRVYLDVPAVQSIATARGAIRIDSDTRSAVVWNPWEYANNVPDVGSDGYRRFVCVERGDVFDNALQLAPGERYHRSMTLSLA
- the ubiD gene encoding 4-hydroxy-3-polyprenylbenzoate decarboxylase, with the protein product MSDTYRDLRDFCAQLEQQGELKRVHLPVSPKLEMTEICDRTLRIQGPALWFDNVPGYTLPVLGNLFGTPRRVALGMGAQDTGALREIGRTLAYLKEPEPPKGWKDAWDKLPLLKQVLSMAPREVKRGAVQQNVIEGPDVDLAWLPVQHCWPGDVAPLITWGLVVTRGPARRRQNLGIYRQQVIGRNRVIMRWLAHRGGALDFREHAQQHPGTPFPLAVVLGCDPATILGAVTPVPDTLSEYQFAGLLRGGKTELTQCLGSSLQVPATAEIVLEGVIPPCEPGYSGVSEHGVPLKELNGYLHALEGPYGDHTGYYNEQDWFPVFEIQRITHRDAPVYHSTYTGKPPDEPAMLGVALNEVFVPILQKQFPEIVDFYLPAEGCSYRMAVVSIRKQYPGHAKRVLFGVWSFLRQFMYTKFIVIVDDDVDTRSWQEVIWAITTRMDPVRDTLLVENTPIDYLDFASPISGLGGKMGLDATNKWPGETSREWGRVITHDSATAARVDAIWQALGL
- a CDS encoding CheR family methyltransferase is translated as MLHPNSREFQFTEQDFEKIRKLIYNYAGIALSPTKHDMVYGRLAKRLRALNLKTFNDYLQVLERGDQKEFELFTNSLTTNLTSFFRELHHFPILMELLKANRRFGSLSLWCSASSTGEEPYSMAITACEAFDSLRPPVKIIATDLDTNVLEVARTGIYPAEEVQKLDPTRVRRFFDRLPDGRFLVKQEVREMIVYRRLNLVEASWMVRGPFDAIFCRNVMIYFDKDTQLKILRRFGPLLRPEGLLFVGHSENLYHAAELFKLRGKTVYELSKPGAPAR
- a CDS encoding DJ-1 family glyoxalase III → MALAHVYLAPGFEEVEALTIVDVLRRAGVDTRLIALDDRLAVSGAHDVVVQADLAFAAVHDQLADVIVLPGGPGTQALLAHEGVCARVQAHQHAGKRVAAICAAPSVLAKAGVLQGRRATCFPGYEDRLAEGGATLCGYNVVVDGLITTGRGPGVAGLFALELARQLAGDAKAQETGRAMLYL
- the mdtD gene encoding multidrug transporter subunit MdtD, which gives rise to MPDPLTQRLLPWLVAVGFFMQTLDTTILNTALPAMAYSLHEPPLRMQSVVVAYMLTVALLIPASGWLADRFGTRCVFMAAIVLFSLGSLLCALSATLQQLVAARVVQGVGGALLLPVGRLAILRAFPKHQLLQVLSFVTVPGLIGPLIGPALGGWLVEVASWHWVFLVNLPVGIIGGFATWRFMPALVGERARFDWPGFILFGAGMVLVSLALQGLGEHALPLASSLVLLFAGLAAMAGYWLHAARSPAPLFHRDLFRIQTYAIGALGNLFARLGSGAMPFMTPLFLQVGLGFSPSRAGLFMVPTVLGAMLAKVLVGVVIPRWGYRHVLVGNTLLLGLSIASFALSGPYTPDGLLLLQLAVFGVVNSVQFSAMNTLALGDLGPDTASSGNSLLSVVMQLSMSLGVAAAAALLAGFSRQGIAPNPQHVVTAFQSTYACVGLLSMLAAFIFLQLRQADGDRHPVPLDATDT
- a CDS encoding Asd/ArgC dimerization domain-containing protein, producing the protein MATINLALLGGETALGQALLEVIADSPLRLPMLYPLTLAEEAGMVTFRGEDYPELEAADFDWQAAPVLVNCVPQAGEVLQAAASAGTLVIDLAGERPAGGKLARGQILALPTPFAQQLATVIAPLAELGPLRGVSATGMLSVSTEGPAGVDELSQQTRALFAQTEQASEVYPKRIAYNLLGGMGEPDADGITAEEAAALALLKKLLPADCLLDVTCVRTPHFFGHGASIALHFAAPVAREAVLGALKAAERVFLLQVPGVAGVAASQDAVGGDKVWVSRVRFSEDGRGVTLWSVADNTRLPALAVLQLLTLVAARTAGT